The stretch of DNA GAGGCGCCAGCGCAGCCACGACACGGCGTGGAACAGCGTCGGGTGGGTCTCGTCGAACGGGACGGTGGAGGCGCTGCCCGCGATCCAGCTGTAGACGGCGAACTCGAGGGCGCCGTCGGCGCGATACTGCGATCGGACGACTCCGATCGGAGCCTTGGACGTGGGCGGCTGCACGAGCCACTCGCCGTCGCGGACCTGCCGGGCGAACGGGTGGTACTGACGCGTCTGGTCGTACTGGAGCTCTGACAGTACCGGGCTGCGATGTTGGGGAGTCATTGGGGATCCGTTCGACTTGCGTGCGCAGTCATCGCGCCGCGAAGCGACGCTATCCGGGCCGCCTAGCCGGAAACCGATTCTTGAGGCTGCTCCCAGGAGACCGGCGGGATCTGTTCAGATGGTGGCGACCGATCCGGAGTCGACGCGATAGTTGGATCCGTTCACGAACGAGGCGAGATCGCTGCACAGGAAAGCGATGACCGCGGCGACCTCGTCGGCGGTTCCGCGTCGCTTCAGCTCCATGTAGGGGCGCTCCTCGTCGAGGAAGCTGGCGATCGCCTCGTCCTTGTCGGTTCCGCGCTGCCCCGCGCGCTTGTCCATCATGGCGTCGGTCATCGGGGTCTCAATGAACGCGGGGGAGACGGCGTTCACGAGCAGCCCTTCCTTCGCGTAGGTGCGCGACAGGCCCTTGGCGAGCGCGAGGATGCCCGCCTTGGCCGAGCAGTAGGGCAGTTCGTCGTCGTACGGCTGGACGGCGTCCTCCGAGGCGAGGAAGACGAGGCGACCCCATCCGCCCTTCCGCAGGGAGGGCAGGAACTGCCGGACCAGACGGACCGGGCCGAGCAGGTCGGTCTCGATCGTGTCCACCCAGCCCTTGTCGTCGATCTCGTGGAAGTAGCCCTGCGCTCCGGTGATGCCGGCCGACTGGACGAGGATGTCGATGTCGCCCACCGCGCTCTGCACGCTGTCATGGAGCGCCGCGACCGAGGCCACGTCGGTGATGTCGGCCGCGAACCCGAAGACCATGCCCTCCGGGGCTCCGAGGCGTTCGATCGCCGCGTCGAGCCGCCCCTGGTCGAGGTCGGTGAGGACGACCGTGACGCCTTCGGCGATGAGGGTGCGCGCGGTCGACCAGCCGATGCCGGAGTCTCCGCCGCTGACGAGTGCCTTCTTGCCCGTGATTCCGAGATCCATGGGGGCACTCTAGGAAGTGGTCACTGAGTGTCCAGTGAATACTCCGAGAGGACCCAGACGCTGCTGGTGGACTCGCGGCTATGACGTCTGCGTCCTCCGACCGCCCCGAACTCTTCGACGGCCCGCTGCGGGTGTGGCGCGACGCGCGGGCTGTGCTCGGCGAGAGCCCGTGGTGGTCGGACGGGCACCTGCACTGGTGCGACATCACGACCGGAACCCTGCATCGGGCCGCGCTGGACGGCGACTCCGACGGTTCGGATGACCAGGTGATCCGCTTCCCGCCGCCGCTCGCCTCCTTCGCGCCGCGGGAGGGCGGCGGTTACGTCGTCGCGCTCGGAGACCGCGTCGTGCTCACCGACGCGGAGGGCGGTAGCCGACGCGAGATCGCGGTCATCGAGCATGCGCACGACGGCATCCGACTCAACGAGGGCAAGTGCGACCCGTCCGGAGCGTTCCAGGTGGGATCGATGGATGTGACGGAGGGCGATCCCGACGGCGCCGTCTATCTCGTGACGGCTCGGGGAGCGACGACCCTGAAGGGCGGTTTCGGCACCGCCAACGGCTTCGAATGGTCGCTCGACGACCGCACGGCGTACGTGACCGACACCTCGGCGGAGACGATCCACCGCGCGACCTGGTCGCCGGACGCCGGGCTCGGTGAACTGTTCCCGTTCGTCTCCGGCCGCAGTCACGACGGCCTCACTCTCGATCGCGACGGATTCCTCTGGGGTGCCGTCTACGGCGACGGCTGCGTCGTGCGGATCTCGCCCGACGGCGAGGTCGAACGGGTCCTCGACCTGCCGGTGCCAAATGTGAC from Herbiconiux sp. L3-i23 encodes:
- a CDS encoding SDR family NAD(P)-dependent oxidoreductase, with amino-acid sequence MDLGITGKKALVSGGDSGIGWSTARTLIAEGVTVVLTDLDQGRLDAAIERLGAPEGMVFGFAADITDVASVAALHDSVQSAVGDIDILVQSAGITGAQGYFHEIDDKGWVDTIETDLLGPVRLVRQFLPSLRKGGWGRLVFLASEDAVQPYDDELPYCSAKAGILALAKGLSRTYAKEGLLVNAVSPAFIETPMTDAMMDKRAGQRGTDKDEAIASFLDEERPYMELKRRGTADEVAAVIAFLCSDLASFVNGSNYRVDSGSVATI
- a CDS encoding SMP-30/gluconolactonase/LRE family protein, which produces MTSASSDRPELFDGPLRVWRDARAVLGESPWWSDGHLHWCDITTGTLHRAALDGDSDGSDDQVIRFPPPLASFAPREGGGYVVALGDRVVLTDAEGGSRREIAVIEHAHDGIRLNEGKCDPSGAFQVGSMDVTEGDPDGAVYLVTARGATTLKGGFGTANGFEWSLDDRTAYVTDTSAETIHRATWSPDAGLGELFPFVSGRSHDGLTLDRDGFLWGAVYGDGCVVRISPDGEVERVLDLPVPNVTSVAFGGDDLSTLFITTARENLTEDQLQQHPSSGAIFAVRTRTAGVPVRSFAG